The Mucilaginibacter yixingensis genome window below encodes:
- a CDS encoding ChbG/HpnK family deacetylase — MKIPHNIIATGDDLGLNPSVNKAILYCFEHGYINSTSFLTSTEYFDETVELIHSNKTISNIGVHVNFASGRPITQFTQRDFLDNEGNWDLKKTNRKVYFLSADAKATFMKEIYAQIDKAVAANIGVLHIDSHYHLHTLPCFWRLFLQAAQRYKLKIRLAQTYYEGNYIKYLYRKRINDVFKSEGSQYSNYFESVNHFLKSHEAGVVNSLTEVMLHPDFDENGKLIDHFDQNSLPDWVNYLENLKLSGL; from the coding sequence ATGAAAATACCGCATAACATAATAGCTACCGGCGATGATTTAGGTTTAAATCCGTCTGTTAACAAGGCTATATTGTATTGCTTTGAACACGGTTATATTAATAGCACATCTTTCTTGACCAGTACAGAATACTTTGATGAAACTGTTGAATTGATACACAGTAATAAGACCATCAGCAATATTGGTGTGCATGTTAATTTTGCATCGGGAAGGCCCATTACGCAATTTACACAGCGTGATTTTTTGGATAATGAGGGCAACTGGGATTTGAAGAAGACGAATCGTAAAGTATATTTTCTTAGTGCCGATGCCAAAGCGACCTTTATGAAAGAGATTTATGCGCAAATAGATAAAGCGGTTGCCGCTAATATTGGGGTGTTGCATATAGATTCTCATTATCATTTACATACGTTGCCTTGTTTTTGGAGGTTGTTTTTGCAGGCCGCGCAACGTTATAAGCTTAAGATAAGGTTGGCGCAAACTTATTATGAGGGTAATTATATTAAGTATTTGTACCGGAAGCGTATTAATGATGTGTTTAAAAGCGAGGGTAGTCAATACTCAAACTATTTTGAATCTGTAAACCATTTTTTAAAGTCGCATGAAGCGGGAGTGGTTAATAGCCTGACAGAGGTGATGCTCCATCCGGATTTTGACGAAAACGGTAAATTGATAGATCACTTTGATCAAAATTCTTTGCCTGATTGGGTTAACTATCTGGAAAACTTAAAGTTGTCAGGGCTATAA
- a CDS encoding polysaccharide biosynthesis/export family protein — MKLSLKIIILLFITLWGTSCTSYKDVAYFQDMKVDSVYNEKINNYTQITIQPGDLLAIQANSLNKDQDNLINYNLERTNGTSSVSINRPGENVIYGYLVDQNGNIKLPFIGVVKVAGLTTQALGDQLEISLSNYLSKPIITARIQNLKVSVLGDVKTPGVYNFNDERMTVAEALGMAGDLNTTGIRQNLLLIREINGERKYIKLDLRSKSVINSPYFYLKNNDVLYVQPNKDKVFGSDSTLQKVALLISALSIAAIFITRVN, encoded by the coding sequence ATGAAACTTAGTCTTAAAATTATTATTCTACTCTTTATTACTCTTTGGGGTACTTCTTGTACTTCCTATAAAGACGTAGCCTATTTTCAGGATATGAAGGTTGACAGCGTCTACAACGAAAAAATTAATAATTACACCCAAATCACAATACAACCGGGTGATTTGCTTGCCATTCAAGCAAACAGTTTAAATAAAGATCAGGATAATTTGATCAATTACAACCTTGAGCGCACAAATGGCACTTCTTCTGTATCTATAAACAGGCCGGGAGAAAATGTAATCTATGGTTACCTGGTAGATCAGAACGGCAATATTAAATTGCCATTTATCGGGGTTGTAAAAGTGGCAGGTTTAACGACTCAAGCGCTGGGTGACCAACTTGAAATAAGCCTGTCAAATTATCTTTCAAAGCCAATTATAACTGCTCGTATCCAAAACTTAAAGGTTTCTGTTTTAGGCGATGTAAAAACACCAGGGGTTTACAATTTTAACGATGAGCGTATGACAGTTGCCGAAGCATTAGGTATGGCTGGCGACTTGAATACTACTGGTATTCGTCAAAATCTATTATTGATCAGAGAAATTAACGGAGAAAGAAAATATATAAAGTTAGATCTTCGCTCAAAAAGTGTTATCAACTCACCATACTTCTATTTAAAAAACAATGATGTGCTTTATGTACAACCCAACAAAGACAAAGTATTCGGTTCAGATTCTACTCTGCAAAAAGTTGCATTGTTAATTTCCGCGCTTTCTATCGCAGCAATATTTATTACAAGGGTTAATTAA